A genomic stretch from Mycobacterium malmoense includes:
- a CDS encoding hydrogenase expression protein HypE codes for MPTEAAVKAEETLIHVLWINAGLSCDGDSVALTAATQPSVEEIALGALPGLPKVAVHWPLIDFECGPSGGADDFLEWFFKADRGELEPFVLVVEGSIPNEKIKDEGYWCGFGNDPATNQPMTTSEWLDRLTPKATAVVAVGTCATYGGIHAMAGNPTGAMGVPDYLGWNWKSKAGIPIVCVPGCPIQPDNLSETLTYLLYMATGQAPMIPLDDALRPQWLFGNTVHEGCDRAGYYEQGDFATEYGSPKCIVKLGCWGPVVKCNVPKRGWINGVGGCPNVGGICIGCTMPGFPDKFMPFMDEPPGGKFSSTASGLYGTLIRSLRGITEHTLDKEPRWRHNGNQLTTGARRTW; via the coding sequence ATGCCAACGGAAGCAGCAGTCAAAGCGGAAGAAACATTGATCCACGTTCTCTGGATCAACGCGGGGCTAAGTTGTGACGGCGATTCGGTGGCGTTGACTGCCGCCACCCAGCCCAGCGTCGAGGAGATCGCGCTCGGGGCGCTCCCCGGCCTCCCGAAGGTCGCCGTGCACTGGCCCTTGATCGACTTCGAATGCGGACCCAGCGGAGGGGCGGACGACTTCCTCGAGTGGTTCTTCAAGGCTGATCGCGGCGAATTGGAGCCCTTCGTGCTCGTCGTCGAAGGATCCATTCCCAACGAGAAGATCAAGGACGAGGGCTACTGGTGCGGGTTCGGCAACGACCCGGCCACCAACCAGCCGATGACCACCAGCGAGTGGCTCGACCGGCTGACGCCCAAGGCCACCGCGGTCGTCGCGGTCGGGACGTGCGCCACCTACGGCGGCATCCACGCGATGGCCGGCAATCCGACCGGTGCGATGGGCGTGCCCGACTACCTCGGCTGGAATTGGAAGAGCAAGGCGGGCATCCCGATCGTGTGCGTTCCGGGCTGCCCGATCCAGCCGGACAACCTGTCCGAGACGCTGACCTACCTGCTCTACATGGCGACCGGCCAGGCGCCGATGATCCCACTCGACGACGCGCTACGGCCCCAATGGCTGTTCGGCAACACCGTGCACGAGGGGTGCGACCGGGCCGGCTACTACGAGCAGGGTGATTTCGCCACCGAGTACGGGTCGCCGAAATGCATTGTCAAACTTGGGTGTTGGGGCCCGGTCGTGAAATGCAACGTGCCCAAGCGCGGATGGATCAACGGTGTCGGTGGTTGCCCGAACGTCGGCGGCATCTGCATCGGATGCACCATGCCGGGCTTCCCGGACAAGTTCATGCCGTTCATGGACGAGCCGCCGGGCGGCAAGTTCTCCAGCACGGCGTCGGGCCTGTACGGGACCCTGATCCGCAGCCTGCGGGGCATCACCGAGCACACGCTGGACAAGGAGCCGCGCTGGCGCCACAACGGCAACCAGCTCACCACCGGAGCCCGCAGAACCTGGTAG
- the mtr gene encoding mycothione reductase has product METYDIAIIGTGSGNSILDDRYAAKRAAICEQGTFGGTCLNVGCIPTKMFVYAAEVANTVRDAARYGIDAHVDRVRWDDIVSRVFGRIDPIALSGEDYRRSAPNIDVYRRHTRFGPVQPDGRYLLRTDAGEEFTADQVVIAAGSRPAIPPAILASGVAYHTSDTVMRIAELPEHVAIIGSGFVAAEFAHIFSALGVRVTIVIRGGCMLRHCDDTICERFTRIASTKWELRTHRKVTHAANSGSGVALELDDGCTVNADLLLVATGRVSNADLLDAEQAGVDVENGRVVVDEYQRTSARGVFALGDVSSPYLLKHVANHEARVVQHNLLCDWDDTESMAVTDHRFVPSAVFTDPQLATVGLTENQAVARGFDISVAIQDYGDVAYGWAMEDTTGIVKLIAERNSGCLLGAHIMGHQASSIIQPLIQAMSFGLTAAEMARGQYWIHPALPEVVENALLGLH; this is encoded by the coding sequence GTGGAGACGTATGACATCGCGATCATCGGAACGGGTTCGGGCAACAGCATTCTCGACGATCGCTACGCCGCCAAGCGGGCGGCGATCTGCGAGCAGGGCACCTTCGGCGGCACCTGCCTGAATGTCGGCTGCATTCCCACCAAGATGTTCGTCTACGCCGCCGAGGTCGCCAACACGGTGCGGGACGCGGCGCGCTACGGCATCGACGCCCACGTCGACCGGGTGCGCTGGGACGACATCGTCTCGCGCGTCTTCGGACGGATCGATCCGATCGCGCTCAGCGGCGAGGACTATCGGCGCTCGGCGCCCAACATCGACGTGTATCGCCGGCACACCCGGTTCGGCCCCGTGCAGCCCGACGGCCGCTACCTGTTACGCACCGACGCGGGTGAGGAATTCACCGCCGATCAGGTGGTGATCGCGGCGGGCTCCCGCCCGGCGATCCCGCCGGCGATCCTGGCGTCGGGCGTCGCGTATCACACCAGCGACACCGTCATGCGGATCGCCGAGCTGCCCGAGCACGTCGCGATCATCGGAAGCGGCTTTGTGGCAGCCGAATTCGCGCACATCTTCTCCGCCCTCGGCGTGCGGGTCACCATCGTCATCCGCGGCGGCTGCATGCTGCGGCATTGCGACGACACCATCTGCGAACGGTTCACCCGCATCGCGTCCACCAAGTGGGAGCTGCGCACCCACCGCAAGGTCACGCACGCCGCGAACAGCGGCTCCGGTGTCGCGCTGGAACTCGACGACGGCTGCACGGTCAACGCCGACCTGCTGCTGGTCGCGACCGGCCGGGTGTCCAACGCCGACCTGCTGGATGCCGAACAGGCCGGCGTCGACGTCGAGAACGGCCGGGTTGTGGTCGACGAATACCAACGGACCTCGGCGCGCGGCGTTTTCGCGCTCGGCGACGTGTCGTCGCCCTATCTGCTCAAGCACGTCGCCAACCACGAGGCCCGCGTCGTGCAACACAACCTGCTGTGCGACTGGGACGACACCGAGTCGATGGCCGTGACCGACCACCGCTTCGTCCCCTCCGCGGTGTTCACCGACCCCCAGCTGGCAACCGTGGGATTGACCGAAAACCAGGCTGTCGCACGGGGATTCGACATCTCGGTCGCGATACAGGACTACGGTGACGTCGCCTACGGCTGGGCGATGGAAGACACCACCGGAATCGTCAAGCTCATCGCCGAGCGCAACAGCGGCTGCCTGTTGGGCGCGCACATCATGGGCCATCAGGCGTCGTCGATCATCCAGCCGCTGATCCAGGCGATGAGCTTCGGGCTCACCGCCGCCGAGATGGCGCGCGGGCAGTACTGGATCCATCCGGCGCTGCCCGAGGTGGTCGAAAACGCGCTGCTGGGCCTGCACTAG
- a CDS encoding GNAT family N-acetyltransferase, translating to MTEALRRAWSKDLDAPTLYELLKLRVEVFVVEQACPYPELDGRDLLAETRHFWLETPDGEVICTLRLMEEHAGGEKAFRIGRLCTQRSARGQGHTTRLLRAALAEVGDYPCRIDAQTYLADMYAQHGFVRDGDDFVDGGVPHVPMLKPSRLALPLAASQLGVPPPQAEQP from the coding sequence ATGACCGAAGCACTGCGCCGCGCCTGGTCCAAAGACCTCGACGCCCCAACCCTCTACGAGCTGCTCAAGCTGCGGGTCGAAGTATTCGTCGTCGAACAGGCCTGCCCGTACCCGGAGCTGGACGGGCGCGACCTGCTCGCCGAAACCCGGCATTTCTGGCTGGAGACGCCCGACGGCGAGGTGATCTGCACCCTCCGGTTGATGGAGGAGCACGCCGGCGGCGAGAAGGCGTTCCGGATCGGGCGGCTGTGCACCCAGCGCAGCGCCCGCGGCCAGGGCCACACCACCCGGCTGTTGCGCGCCGCGCTGGCCGAGGTCGGCGACTACCCGTGCCGGATCGACGCCCAGACCTACCTGGCCGACATGTACGCCCAGCACGGGTTTGTCCGCGACGGCGACGATTTCGTGGATGGCGGCGTTCCGCACGTGCCCATGCTCAAGCCCTCACGCCTAGCTCTCCCCCTCGCCGCTTCGCAGCTGGGGGTGCCCCCACCTCAGGCGGAGCAGCCGTGA
- the hypB gene encoding hydrogenase nickel incorporation protein HypB, producing MGRFHRHDDGTVHSHEHDHPHHEHGDHSRYQTGKQRIDVLEAIFAENDILADTNRAAFDGNGIRTLNLMSSPGSGKTTILQATLDELAGELAIGVIEGDIATDLDAAKLSGRGAQVSLLNTSNGFGGECHLDAPMVNRALPGLDLPGLDLVIIENVGNLVCPAEFDVGEHAKAMVYSVTEGEDKPLKYPVMFRSVDVVLLNKIDLIPHLDVDVDAYVAHVRQVNITATILPVSARTGAGMDAWFGWLRRFAHDTGA from the coding sequence GTGGGTAGGTTTCACCGGCACGACGACGGAACCGTGCACAGCCACGAGCACGACCACCCCCACCACGAACACGGGGATCACAGTCGCTACCAGACCGGCAAACAGCGCATCGACGTGCTGGAGGCGATCTTCGCCGAGAACGACATTCTCGCCGACACCAACCGGGCGGCGTTCGACGGCAACGGGATCCGCACCCTCAACCTGATGAGCTCACCGGGATCGGGAAAGACGACCATCCTGCAGGCCACGCTCGACGAGCTCGCCGGTGAGCTCGCGATCGGGGTGATCGAAGGCGACATCGCCACCGACCTGGACGCGGCCAAGCTCAGCGGCCGCGGCGCCCAGGTGTCACTGCTCAACACCAGCAACGGGTTTGGCGGTGAATGCCACCTCGACGCGCCCATGGTCAACCGCGCGCTGCCGGGCCTCGACCTGCCCGGACTGGACCTGGTGATCATCGAGAACGTCGGCAACCTGGTCTGCCCGGCGGAGTTCGACGTCGGTGAGCACGCCAAGGCCATGGTCTATTCCGTGACCGAGGGCGAGGACAAGCCGCTGAAATACCCGGTAATGTTTCGATCGGTTGATGTGGTGCTCCTCAACAAAATTGATCTGATCCCCCATCTGGACGTCGACGTGGACGCGTACGTCGCACACGTGCGTCAGGTCAACATCACCGCGACGATCCTGCCGGTCAGCGCACGCACCGGAGCCGGCATGGACGCGTGGTTCGGGTGGCTGCGACGGTTCGCCCACGATACCGGGGCCTGA
- a CDS encoding Fur family transcriptional regulator — MTPKPSALDPAATERIGEFLRARGLRRMASRIQVLAVLEPVNGHLAVAEIHQRVRACLPPGTQPPDLATIYRTVTTLVDQGVLHALTLDGGVTTYGLATAPHHHAVCTQCGSIIEVPARQLSSALEHAMAGSSFALSDAAGLTLRGLCPRCQRR, encoded by the coding sequence GTGACCCCCAAGCCGTCGGCCCTTGACCCCGCCGCCACCGAGCGGATCGGGGAGTTCCTGCGCGCCCGCGGGCTGCGGCGGATGGCGTCGCGCATTCAGGTGCTCGCCGTGCTCGAACCGGTCAACGGGCACCTGGCGGTGGCCGAGATCCACCAGCGGGTGCGGGCGTGCCTGCCGCCGGGCACCCAGCCGCCGGACCTGGCGACCATCTACCGCACGGTGACCACCCTGGTCGATCAGGGGGTGTTGCACGCGTTGACCCTCGACGGCGGCGTCACCACCTACGGGCTGGCCACCGCCCCCCACCACCACGCGGTGTGCACGCAATGCGGCTCGATCATCGAGGTGCCGGCGCGGCAGCTGAGCTCGGCGCTCGAGCACGCGATGGCGGGCAGTTCCTTCGCGCTGTCGGACGCGGCCGGGCTGACGCTGCGCGGCCTGTGCCCGCGGTGCCAGCGCCGCTGA
- a CDS encoding nickel-dependent hydrogenase large subunit has product MTTIIPEPTHAKREPGQLVDMAWDPITRIVGSLGIYTKIDFENKEVVECHSTSSIFRGYSIFMKGKDPRDAHFITSRICGICGDNHATCSCYAQNMAYGVKPPHLGEWIVNLGEAAEYMFDHNIFQENLVGVDFCEKMVAETNPSVLSLAEKTPAPHADAHGYRTIADIMRSLNPFSGEFYREALQVSRWTREMFCLMEGRHVHPSTLYPGGVGTVATIQLMTDYMSRLMRYVEFMKKVVPMHDDLFDFFYDALPGYDKVGLRRTLLGCWGSFQDPEVCNFEYKDMERWGNAMFVTPGVVVDGKLLTHSLVDINLGIRILLGSSYYDDWTDQEMFVKTDPLGNAVDRRHPWNQHTNPHPQKRDMDGGKYSWVMSPRWFDGKDHLALDTGGGPLARLWATALAGLVDIDYVKATGNSVKINLPKTALKGPVELEWKIPQYGSNTIERDRARTYFQAYAAACALHFAEKALTEIRAGRTKTWEKFDVPDEAIGCGFTEAVRGVLSHHLVIRNGKIANYHPYPPTPWNANPRDSYGTPGPYEDAVQGQPIFEENSRENFKGIDVMRTVRSFDPCLPCGVHMYLGKGKTLDRLHTPTQSPVGE; this is encoded by the coding sequence ATGACAACCATCATTCCCGAGCCCACACACGCCAAGCGGGAACCCGGCCAGCTGGTCGACATGGCCTGGGACCCGATCACCAGGATCGTGGGCAGCCTGGGCATCTACACCAAGATCGATTTCGAGAACAAGGAAGTCGTCGAGTGCCACAGCACCTCGTCGATCTTCCGCGGCTACTCGATCTTCATGAAGGGCAAGGACCCTCGCGACGCCCACTTCATCACCAGCCGCATCTGCGGCATCTGCGGCGATAACCACGCGACGTGTTCGTGCTACGCGCAGAACATGGCGTACGGGGTCAAGCCGCCGCACCTCGGCGAGTGGATCGTCAACCTCGGCGAGGCCGCGGAATATATGTTCGACCACAACATCTTTCAGGAGAACCTGGTCGGGGTGGACTTCTGCGAGAAGATGGTCGCCGAGACCAACCCGAGCGTGCTGTCGCTGGCGGAAAAGACCCCGGCGCCGCACGCGGACGCGCACGGGTACAGGACGATCGCCGACATCATGCGCTCGCTCAACCCGTTCAGCGGCGAGTTCTACCGCGAGGCGCTACAGGTCAGCCGCTGGACGCGAGAGATGTTCTGCCTCATGGAGGGTCGCCACGTGCACCCGTCCACGCTGTACCCGGGCGGGGTGGGCACCGTCGCGACCATCCAGCTGATGACCGACTACATGAGCCGGCTGATGCGCTACGTCGAGTTCATGAAGAAGGTCGTGCCGATGCACGACGACCTGTTCGACTTCTTCTACGACGCGCTGCCCGGCTACGACAAGGTCGGCCTGCGCCGCACGCTGCTGGGCTGCTGGGGCTCCTTCCAGGACCCCGAGGTGTGCAACTTCGAGTACAAGGACATGGAGCGCTGGGGCAACGCAATGTTCGTCACCCCGGGCGTGGTGGTCGACGGCAAGCTGCTCACCCACTCGCTGGTGGACATCAACCTGGGCATCCGGATCCTTTTGGGCAGTTCGTATTACGATGACTGGACCGACCAGGAGATGTTCGTCAAGACCGATCCGCTGGGCAACGCGGTGGACCGGCGCCACCCGTGGAACCAGCACACCAACCCGCACCCGCAGAAGCGGGACATGGACGGCGGCAAGTACAGCTGGGTGATGTCGCCGCGCTGGTTCGACGGCAAGGACCACCTGGCGCTGGACACCGGCGGCGGGCCGCTTGCGCGGCTGTGGGCGACGGCGCTGGCCGGCCTCGTCGACATCGACTACGTCAAGGCGACCGGCAACAGCGTCAAGATCAACCTGCCCAAGACCGCGCTGAAGGGCCCGGTCGAGCTGGAGTGGAAGATCCCCCAGTACGGCAGCAACACGATCGAACGCGACCGGGCCCGCACCTACTTCCAGGCCTACGCCGCGGCGTGCGCGCTGCACTTCGCCGAGAAGGCGTTAACGGAAATCCGCGCCGGACGCACCAAGACCTGGGAGAAGTTCGACGTGCCCGACGAGGCCATCGGTTGCGGCTTCACCGAGGCCGTGCGCGGTGTGCTCAGCCACCACCTGGTGATCCGGAACGGCAAGATCGCCAACTACCACCCGTACCCGCCCACCCCGTGGAACGCCAACCCGCGCGACAGCTACGGCACGCCCGGCCCCTACGAGGACGCGGTGCAGGGTCAACCGATCTTCGAGGAGAACAGCCGGGAGAACTTCAAGGGCATCGACGTCATGCGCACGGTGCGCAGCTTCGACCCGTGCCTGCCCTGCGGTGTGCACATGTATCTGGGGAAGGGCAAGACCCTGGACAGACTGCACACACCGACGCAGTCGCCCGTCGGGGAATGA
- the mqo gene encoding malate dehydrogenase (quinone), translating into MPGLARTDVALIGAGIMSATLGALLRRLEPGWSITVIERLDAVAAESSGPWNNAGTGHSALCELNYTPQNPDGSIDITKAVRINEQFQVTRQFWAYAVENGVLTDRGFLNPVPHVSFVRGAARVDYLRRRQRALAGNPLFARTELIDDADEFARRLPLMAAKRDFAEPTALNWAADGTDVDFGALSRQLIGFCVRGGATALFGHEVRGLTRRPDGGWTLLIRNRRTGEKHRLNAKFVFVGAGGDALPLLQKSGIKEVRGFAGFPIGGRFLRADNPALVAAHRAKVYGVPAPGAPPLGALHLDLRLVNGKSWLVFGPYAGWSPKFLKHGRISDLPRSVRPDNLVSMLGVGATQAALVRYLIGQLRLSKRDRVRALREFAPSAVDSDWQLTVAGQRVQVIRRDGRRGGVLDFNTTVLGAADGSIAGLLGASPGASTAVPAMIEVLQRCFPDRYRSWLPTLKEMVPSLGCELSREPALFDEVWSWGTKALGLAA; encoded by the coding sequence GTGCCAGGGCTAGCCAGGACCGACGTCGCGCTGATCGGCGCCGGCATCATGAGCGCGACGCTGGGCGCGTTGCTGCGGCGCCTGGAGCCGGGCTGGTCGATCACCGTGATCGAGCGGCTGGACGCCGTCGCCGCCGAAAGCAGCGGCCCCTGGAACAACGCCGGCACCGGGCACTCCGCGCTGTGCGAGCTGAACTACACCCCGCAGAACCCCGACGGCTCGATCGACATCACCAAGGCGGTCCGCATCAACGAGCAGTTCCAGGTGACCCGGCAGTTCTGGGCCTACGCCGTCGAGAATGGCGTCCTGACCGATCGCGGCTTCCTCAACCCCGTCCCGCACGTCAGCTTCGTGCGCGGGGCGGCCCGCGTCGACTATCTGCGGCGGCGCCAGCGGGCGCTGGCCGGCAACCCGCTGTTCGCGCGCACCGAATTGATCGACGACGCGGACGAGTTCGCCCGCCGGCTGCCGTTGATGGCCGCCAAGCGCGACTTCGCCGAGCCGACCGCGCTCAACTGGGCCGCCGACGGCACCGACGTCGACTTCGGTGCGCTGTCGCGACAGCTCATCGGCTTTTGCGTGCGGGGCGGCGCCACCGCGCTGTTCGGTCATGAGGTCCGCGGCCTGACCCGCCGGCCCGACGGCGGCTGGACGCTGCTGATCCGTAACCGCCGCACCGGCGAAAAGCACCGGCTGAACGCCAAATTCGTGTTCGTCGGCGCCGGCGGTGACGCGCTGCCGCTGCTGCAGAAGTCCGGCATCAAGGAGGTCAGGGGCTTCGCCGGCTTCCCGATCGGCGGCCGGTTCCTGCGCGCCGACAACCCGGCGCTGGTTGCCGCGCACCGCGCCAAGGTGTACGGCGTGCCGGCGCCGGGCGCCCCACCGCTCGGCGCGCTGCACCTGGACCTGCGGCTCGTCAACGGCAAGTCGTGGCTGGTGTTCGGCCCGTACGCCGGCTGGTCGCCGAAGTTTTTGAAGCACGGCCGCATCAGCGATCTGCCCCGCTCGGTCAGGCCGGACAACCTGGTGTCGATGCTCGGTGTCGGGGCCACCCAGGCGGCGCTGGTCAGGTATCTGATCGGCCAGCTGCGGCTCTCCAAACGCGACCGGGTGCGCGCGCTGCGCGAATTCGCGCCCAGCGCAGTCGATTCCGACTGGCAGCTGACGGTGGCCGGTCAGCGGGTGCAGGTGATCCGGCGGGACGGGCGCAGGGGCGGGGTGCTCGACTTCAACACCACCGTGCTGGGCGCCGCCGACGGCAGCATCGCCGGGCTGCTGGGAGCCTCCCCGGGCGCGTCGACCGCCGTGCCGGCCATGATCGAGGTGCTGCAGCGATGCTTCCCCGACCGCTACCGCTCCTGGCTGCCCACGCTCAAGGAGATGGTGCCGTCGCTGGGATGTGAGCTGTCGCGGGAGCCCGCGCTGTTCGACGAGGTGTGGTCGTGGGGCACGAAAGCATTGGGGCTGGCCGCATGA
- a CDS encoding HoxN/HupN/NixA family nickel/cobalt transporter, with protein sequence MTSGLASGRSGLARLHGALAPAEWWRLGSMLTVIVALHLVGWLTLVLIVDPARLSLGGKAFGIGVGLAAYTLGMRHAFDADHIAAIDNTTRKLMADGQRPLAAGFFFSLGHSTVVFALALLLTTGVRAIVGPVEDDSSTLHHYTGLIGTSVSGVFLYLIAVLNVVVLVGILRVFARLRRGDYDPEKDGAELEQQLDNRGLVNRFFGRFTKSITKSWHLYPVGLLFGLGFDTATEIALLVLAGTSAAAGLPWYAILCLPVLFTAGMCLLDTIDGSFMNFAYGWAFSNPVRKIYYNITITALSVAVALVIGSVELLGLFAGQLGWRGPLWEWLGGLDLNTVGFVVVGMFVLTWAVALLVWRYGRIEEKWTSPALEAETAS encoded by the coding sequence ATGACCAGTGGGCTCGCTTCCGGGCGGTCAGGGTTGGCCAGGCTGCATGGCGCCCTGGCGCCGGCCGAGTGGTGGCGGTTGGGATCGATGCTGACGGTGATCGTCGCGCTGCATCTGGTCGGCTGGCTGACCCTGGTGTTGATCGTGGATCCCGCGCGGCTCAGCTTGGGCGGCAAGGCGTTTGGCATCGGCGTCGGGCTGGCGGCCTACACCCTGGGCATGCGGCACGCCTTCGACGCCGATCACATCGCCGCCATCGACAACACCACCCGCAAGCTGATGGCCGACGGGCAGCGTCCGCTGGCCGCCGGCTTCTTCTTCTCGCTGGGCCACTCGACGGTGGTCTTCGCGCTGGCGCTGCTGCTGACGACCGGCGTCAGGGCCATCGTCGGGCCGGTCGAGGACGACTCGTCGACGCTGCATCATTACACCGGCCTCATCGGCACCAGCGTCTCGGGCGTGTTCCTGTATTTGATCGCCGTCCTCAACGTCGTCGTGCTGGTCGGCATCCTGCGCGTGTTCGCGCGATTGCGCCGCGGCGACTACGACCCGGAAAAAGACGGGGCGGAGCTGGAACAGCAACTGGACAACCGGGGGCTGGTCAACCGGTTCTTCGGCCGCTTCACCAAATCGATCACCAAGTCCTGGCACCTGTACCCGGTCGGGCTGCTGTTCGGGCTCGGCTTCGACACCGCCACCGAGATCGCGCTGCTGGTGCTGGCGGGCACCAGCGCGGCGGCCGGGCTGCCCTGGTACGCCATCCTGTGCCTGCCCGTGTTGTTCACCGCCGGCATGTGCCTGCTGGACACCATTGACGGTTCGTTCATGAACTTCGCCTACGGCTGGGCCTTTTCCAACCCGGTGCGCAAGATCTACTACAACATCACCATCACCGCGTTGTCGGTGGCCGTCGCGCTGGTGATCGGCAGCGTCGAGCTGCTGGGCCTGTTCGCCGGCCAGCTGGGCTGGCGGGGCCCGCTGTGGGAATGGCTGGGCGGCCTCGACCTCAACACCGTCGGCTTCGTCGTCGTCGGCATGTTCGTCCTTACCTGGGCGGTGGCCCTGCTCGTCTGGCGCTACGGCCGCATCGAAGAAAAGTGGACGTCCCCGGCTCTCGAGGCCGAAACCGCCAGCTGA
- a CDS encoding hydrogenase maturation nickel metallochaperone HypA: MHELSLCEAIAGVVKAHADGRHVDVVRVRIGALRQVVPESLSFCWTLVRDSEDMPDAELELECVGAEVRCRACDRRSEITSAWSIWCPWCDSPDVEVLRGNEFLVTSLDVS, encoded by the coding sequence ATGCATGAGCTGTCGCTGTGCGAGGCGATCGCCGGTGTCGTCAAGGCGCACGCCGACGGCCGGCACGTCGACGTGGTGCGCGTGCGGATCGGGGCCCTGCGGCAGGTGGTGCCGGAATCGCTGTCGTTCTGTTGGACGCTCGTGCGGGACTCGGAGGACATGCCGGACGCCGAGCTGGAACTCGAGTGCGTCGGCGCCGAGGTGCGCTGCCGCGCGTGCGACCGGCGGTCGGAGATCACGTCGGCCTGGTCCATCTGGTGTCCGTGGTGCGACAGCCCCGACGTCGAGGTGCTCCGCGGCAACGAGTTCCTGGTGACGTCGCTCGACGTCTCGTGA
- a CDS encoding alpha/beta hydrolase — protein sequence MTGWLPDVLPGYWQRTIPLGSDPVGEGDIVATLIRRGEPTGADHAVLAVHGYTDYFFNTELADHFADRGFAFYALDLQKCGRSRRDGQTPHFITDLARYDAELERALSAIRERGRPAKILVYGHSSGGLIVSLWLDRLRRRDATAHAGVGGLVLNSPFLDLHGPALLRLSATSALIAGLSRVRSKGVVRSPTDGGYGTTLHRDYHGEFDYNLQWKPVGGFPITLGWLHAIRRGQARLHRGLDVGVPNLILRSDHSVRESGDPASMHCGDAVLDVAQIARWAGCIGNHTTIVPVADAKHDVFLSLARPREAAYRQLDLWLDDYLSSDNTDAPAPSGKG from the coding sequence GTGACTGGCTGGCTGCCCGACGTGCTGCCCGGCTATTGGCAGCGCACGATCCCGCTCGGGTCCGATCCGGTCGGCGAGGGCGATATCGTCGCGACGCTGATCCGGCGCGGCGAGCCCACCGGAGCCGATCATGCGGTCCTGGCCGTGCACGGCTACACCGACTACTTCTTCAACACCGAGCTGGCCGATCACTTCGCCGATCGCGGCTTTGCCTTCTATGCGCTGGATTTACAGAAGTGCGGCCGGTCGCGCCGCGACGGCCAGACCCCGCACTTCATCACCGACCTCGCCCGCTATGACGCCGAACTCGAACGCGCGCTGTCGGCCATCCGCGAGCGGGGCCGGCCCGCCAAAATCCTCGTGTACGGCCATTCCTCGGGCGGGCTCATCGTGTCGTTGTGGCTGGACCGGCTGCGCCGGCGCGATGCGACGGCGCACGCCGGCGTCGGCGGCCTGGTGCTCAACAGCCCGTTTCTGGACCTGCACGGCCCGGCGTTGCTGCGGCTTTCGGCGACCTCGGCGCTGATCGCCGGCCTGTCGCGGGTCCGGTCCAAGGGCGTGGTCCGCTCGCCCACCGACGGCGGTTACGGCACCACTCTGCACCGCGACTACCACGGCGAGTTCGACTACAACCTGCAGTGGAAACCGGTGGGCGGCTTCCCGATCACCCTGGGCTGGTTGCACGCCATCCGCCGCGGCCAGGCCCGGCTGCATCGCGGGCTCGACGTCGGTGTGCCGAACCTGATCCTGCGTTCGGATCACAGCGTGCGAGAAAGCGGCGACCCCGCCTCCATGCACTGCGGCGACGCAGTTCTCGACGTCGCCCAGATCGCCAGGTGGGCCGGCTGCATCGGGAACCACACCACCATCGTTCCGGTGGCCGACGCCAAACACGACGTGTTCTTGTCGCTGGCGCGGCCGCGCGAGGCGGCGTATCGGCAACTGGACCTGTGGCTGGACGACTACCTCAGCAGCGACAACACCGACGCGCCGGCACCGTCCGGGAAAGGGTGA